A genomic region of Metopolophium dirhodum isolate CAU chromosome 1, ASM1992520v1, whole genome shotgun sequence contains the following coding sequences:
- the LOC132935208 gene encoding GATA zinc finger domain-containing protein 14-like, translating into MDLDKAVSMIPICTGKKDVAEFINTCEIALNDIAEIDKQLLLKIITSKLAGNALEVTKYRTLDSWEAIKSILQGAFEHKISERALSIGLNTARMAEGESVAKFANRIEELYYKLCAASTVGLNKAEETVVKSQTKKQAMIIFMTGLPNHLYIVLKARSPKSLEECIQMALDEEIEYNSRMSIENLQNNAESQSFSKNENQGVNGNTKQQNNNGKINTFYRGNNGHMNQNGRNNNFNNRNGYNDGYNKFNKNVNRGGYSNFNSNNRNGYSNRTGYSNSNNRGGYSNNYRQNYNENNNQRNNFGNQNRSNTGCYTCGKTNHIARECWQTNGRPGGNDRANTHNNSRDNGARNSGGGNSSRNNTGVQNLHCSYCNKIGHEISNCFTKQKNEKNNSKNSKGQVPVGVRLVQEIMESPQNDVFTSQLN; encoded by the coding sequence ATGGATTTAGATAAAGCAGTTTCTATGATTCCGATTTGCACGGGTAAAAAGGACGTAgcagaatttataaatacatgtgAGATAGCACTCAACGATATTGCAGAGATAGATAAACaactattgttaaaaattataacttctaAGTTAGCGGGAAATGCTTTAGAGGTAACCAAGTATCGTACGTTAGATTCTTGGGAagcaataaaatcaattttacaagGGGCATTTGAGCATAAAATTTCGGAAAGGGCTTTATCAATAGGTTTAAATACGGCACGTATGGCAGAAGGTGAAAGTGTAGCGAAATTCGCGAATAGAATCGaagaattatattacaaattatgtgcAGCTAGTACCGTAGGGTTGAACAAAGCTGAGGAAACTGTAGTGAAAAGCCAAACGAAAAAACAggctatgattatatttatgacGGGTTTACCAAATCACTTATATATAGTACTGAAAGCAAGAAGTCCTAAGTCTTTAGAGGAGTGTATACAAATGGCTCTTGACGAAGAAATCGAATATAATTCTAGGATGAGTATAGAAAATTTACAGAATAATGCGGAAAGTCAAAGTTTTAGTAAAAACGAAAATCAGGGTGTAAATGGGAATACAAAACAAcagaataataatggtaaaattaatacattttaccgcGGTAATAATGGTCATATGAATCAAAAcggtagaaataataattttaataatcgaaATGGTTATAATGACggatataataaattcaataaaaatgttaatcgcGGAGGATAcagtaattttaatagtaataatcgtAACGGATACAGTAATCGTACAGGATACAGTAATTCCAATAATCGCGGCGGATATAGTAACAATTATAGACaaaattataacgaaaataataatcagcGGAATAATTTTGGTAATCAGAATAGAAGTAACACTGGATGTTACACGTGTGGGAAAACAAACCATATCGCAAGAGAGTGCTGGCAAACGAACGGTCGACCAGGCGGAAACGACCGAGCAAATACACATAACAACAGTCGTGATAATGGTGCGCGTAATTCTGGAGGTGGTAATAGTAGTAGAAACAATACGGGTGTTCAGAATTTGCATTGtagttattgtaataaaataggaCATGAAATTTCGAATTGTTTTACAAAACAGAAAAACgagaaaaataattcaaaaaattccaAAGGGCAAGTTCCAGTGGGCGTCAGGCTTGTCCAAGAGATAATGGAATCGCCACAAAACGATGTTTTCACATCACaactaaattaa